From Micropterus dolomieu isolate WLL.071019.BEF.003 ecotype Adirondacks linkage group LG21, ASM2129224v1, whole genome shotgun sequence:
atttgtttaaacatgtaatttTATTATATGATGTGACatatttttatagaaaataatGGCAGTTTCATGGACGCAGGAAGTGGCGGTGCAGCACCCCATACAATTGAGCATAAAAAACgtaatttatatatatgttattatatataataattactTTCTCCCTTTTTACTGGGGTTTTTATGTCTTGTGCACTAGTATTTGTGGTAGGAAAGaggtttgattttgttttgtatccATTGTTTATCATTAGTATGTCGCCTATTAGTCTAATACAACCTCGGATCTATAACACTTTGATGTGCTTTAAGGAGTTTAGAATATCCCACTGAATCAAATTAAATGGATGGtacagcacctttctagtcttctgaccactcaaagtgctctACATTACATGTCCCATTCACAGAGGCCAAcatgctcatcagaaacagaaacacatctgGAGTAGTGTGCGGTTGTAGCCCAAGGACGCAAAGAGGAAAGCCGGGGATCAAACCAACaatcttctgattagtggacatACTGTCAAACAGACCTATAGAGTCCAATCCATCCAGCAACACGAAACAAATCATTTGATCATGAAACCTATCACACTAGAGGCTATAATTCTCTgctttatcagtgaagtgtatgaACTACACTGCAGGTTTGAGTCTCTGTTTAGAGCTGTTACtctgttaaaagtaaaaagtgtgTCAGCTATCTCATCAATGGGTCCATCGCTGGTTGAATGGCATCAAAGATCCATGTATTAATCCTGTATGAAATGTGCTTGTCCAGGTGCAGTCTCGCTCCCTCACTCCCAGTAATTATtcctattaaaatatttatgcaAGATAAATGAAATACACATTATCAATCAAAATAAGTGTGCTACATGGATCcaattaagtattttttttactaatatAGATAAGTTAGTATTAAggtattgaaaaaaaaaacacatcagtattGTGTCATTTAAGCAGTAGCTAATTTAACCCCCACTGGTTAAGCCAGAGGGCTTGGGGGTGACCTAACCGTCCTCCTGCCGCCACCCTGGGTGAGACTGAGTAAGAAGATGCTGCCTGATCCAGAGTGACTGTCAGTAGAAACCTCTGTGTAGAAAAGCTGAATTGCAAGAGATAAATGCAAGTAGCCGACTGCAGCTCCAGTCTAAAACCCAGTGACACAGAGAAAGCAGTCATGAAGCAGTCCAAAAGAAATTTTGGGAAAGGTATTTTCCAGTGATTTAAATTTCTTCCCCACTCAGTGAACCAAGGGATTGTAGATACTATAGATGAATGCATGATTATTAGCTCATTGGAATTCAGAACCTGTATAATCAATTCTTTGTTGTTACAAGATCAGGGCAGAGTAAAGTATCTACATCAAAATAAAGCTGAACCCCAGTAAATATTTTCTAGTAATGGACTTGAGACTCTATAAAATGACGTCTTTGCTGTACAGAGATGGGACAAGAAAGGAGAGGGCTTGGAGAAAAGTGAGCGAAACCATAGAACTATATGGTAAGTTCTGAAAATATGTATGCCTATCTGATTCCCAGTTATACTATGATCCAAAGTGCTCATAAGAACACAATACAGTACTCATACTAACTCCTATCAAAGCAAAAGACCGACCAAAAATAGATATGTTTTCTATGTCAGCAGGTGCTTTCCCCTGTCATGTTTTACAGtaatcttcacacacacatacacacactgcccAGCACTGCAAGCAGCAAATGTTAAATATGCTAATTTTTTCCTCCATTGGATCAATATTGAAATTACTTAAAGAACTTGGCATTAATCCCTTCAATCACTTACTTTCCTAATCAAACTGAAATGGGATTTTGCCTGTGTTCCATATATTCCTATTTCATTTATGAAATTGTGGCTTGGAGGTTTATGCACTTGCATTAGCAGTCACCTATTGCTGGATTTGTGGATGACTGTAAAAGTGTATGACTTTGAGTTATAATCCTTGTTGGGCTAGtaaagtgtttgggcagcaaatAAGTCCATCACCAAAATGCATatgtaaacaaatgcacatgcaAAAATGGACCACCACATTTTTAGCTAAATTAGTGTTAGTGTTAGAGTGTTTATTTGACTGACTTCATTGTCATATAATACTTGATTTTCCCTATTAATAAAGCATCTCTGATCTCACCTCATCTGATCTCGTCTCTTCACTTCTTGTCCTCTCACTTAATCTTCACTTATCACACATCACATCATCATCTCTCATTTGACTTCCTCCCATCCCCTCATCACCTCTCATTACCTCTAACTGTCTGATCTGTCTTCATcacctttatttatttcactctACCATAACCTGAGAAGATGATGCTGTCACTGGGAGTAGTGTTTACCACTGCTCTCCTCTTTCCAGCTATGTGGAAAATCCAAAAACTTATGAACATGGCAACAACAGGAGGCAACTAATGGCTCACGCTGAATGCTAAAACTTTATTTGGCAAAGTGAGATCTCTCTGTGCATTATGTAATTGACCTGGTAAGTGCTGTGATGAAGCTGCAGGATCAATTTCAATGAAGTCATTAATACTTGCTTTCTTTTACCCCTTCAGCTGAGTGCACTGCACTTCTCCAAGAGATTTAACGGATAAGAGATCTCTGGCCCCGACTTCAGCGGGGAGAAGTGTACTTATATGCTAAATCACTTTTAGACAGCGATCTGGATGATGTTCAGAAGCAGGTCTGGAGCACTTCAAGAGTGGTGAGATGAAAAGCTCATAACCGCTGCCACTGAAACAGAATGTGCTTATGGGCATGCCCACTGTTTTCAAGCTGATTTCTATCGACATCAGAACAGCCTGTTTGAAATGACATGAAATAGCCTACTGTAGGACTAGGGAACTGGACTGCTACCAAGAGACAAGGCatgggtcttttttttttctctcaaaacCTTACTTCAGGGCtgtatgtctttttttgtgaatgtagCCTTCGCAACTAGTGGCTGCCATATCCCTTTGATAATGTTTCTCCTACGTGGCACGCTGACTCAGCATGTTATTGTCGGTGGGAATATACTTCCCATCAGTCTCCAACACTGCTAGTGGCATGCCCGACAACCATTTGCCAACTGGCCACTTTTCATGAAAAGGAAAGCCATGATGAACCCTTGAGCATGCATGGGCCTTTTGCAGCCTCTGTCTACAGGGCAAGGACGCTGTGACAGATGGACTGTGGAGCTAGAGAGCAATCCCTATAGTGGAAGCAAAGCGTGTGAGCAGGCAAGAGGAGGCAGTTAATGACATCAGAGCATGTAGTCTGTGTAGAAATCCTATCTTTAATTGTAATAACCTTATACACAGTCTGGATGTGTAGGGTATGGCGTGACTGATGGTGACCTGATGCCAAACCAAGCAGTTTGTGATGTGAGCTTGTTGCTGGTGATGATCACATAGGCCTACACTGGCATTTGCTGTAGTCATCTGGCCCATACAAGCCACAGGACAGAGTGGACTGGCAAATCGATGAGTGCATCACATGATACCAATGGTGAACACATCGCAGTACCATCATCatcctttatttaatttttagaGCAAtggatttaaatttttttgcaaTAACCTTACTCGGTAGTAGCAGATAATCTACGAGATGCGTATTTTGCCACATGATCTTTACTCACAGAATCACTTGCGTTTTTACgcagctgctcctcctctccccccaCCGCGGCCGGGTCCACCACCAGTTTCTCGAAGCACGCCGAGCCGAGAGAGGAGCTCTTCTGCTGATACGTGATCAGCTTGGATACGGGGAGTTTGGGGCTTCCGTGCGCCGCCAGCTCGGGTTTGCTCCCTGTGGCTCCAGAAGCTGCGCCAAGGGGGTGTAGCAGAGGCTGTCCGTCGCTGCTGGTACCCGGGACCGCGTCGCTTCCAAGGGACTTCTTATCTCCTTCAAAAGGCGCCGGCGGAGAGCAGCACAGATTCGGCTGAGACGACGAAAACACCCGGtccatttgtttctttttcctcttaAACATCCATAACCCCGATTCCTTTTTGCTGCCCTCCGCGCCCCCGGCACCCCGACGCTCCGATCCCAGTTTAGGACTGAGCCAAGGCTTGGTTTTCTCCTGGAAATTCTTCCACATCCTCCGCTGGTAGGACAGAGACTCTTGTCCCTTGGCGGTGCTCTCATCTTTAGGTGATTTTTGCTCCATGGTGCCTGTGCAGCAGCCAGCCAGTCTGAGCACACACCGAATTGTGGAAAGATGTCACAGTTGGGCTACTGCAGCTCGGGAGCACTTCCACTGATGATCAGTTCAGAGCGCCAGGACGGAGACGCACAGTGTGATGATGGAGGGGGTGTTGTAGAATGCCTATGCAAGCAGCACTGTAAATATTATGCCCCACACTATGCCACACGCTTGTCAGACGGCAAGCAGTACTATCTATTGAAGATTTATCTCTCCTTAGTCGTGAAGTTGGAGCACATGCAGTGACGTCTGCAAGATTACTGCTTGGTAAATGCTCTGCTTGGTTGTTGATCGTCTTTGCGTCCCTGCTTTTTCAACTGTGCTTTACCAGGGTTTAGTCAACTTCCCCATTAATTGTTATATTCAAATGAAGGACGAAGGCTGCACCGCGCCTCCCTCTGGCCAGCCATGTCACTTGACTGGATAATCTGCATGCTGGTGATTGCATAACGCAACCCACAATGCCTCGTGGATATGTTTATAATTCAACTGTAGATCCCCTATCACCCCTATCTGAATTTATCTTTTTGTAGTTTGATAGGTCTATGTGTTGTTTATGCATGGTCATTAACAGCCTCTAGATTCACTCCTTCAAAGCATTGACCTTGGTAAATCTAGAGCTGACATCACTTCTGAAACCTTTGAGGTTTTAAGGACTTCTCCTCTTCTGTGACATGTGGATGTCCCCGCACTGTCGCCATGTCTGGATATGTTCTCTCTGTCAAATAGGTCACGCTTCAGTGAACGTTATCACGGGCATGCAGCAGCGAGTAGGCAGCTCTGAACAGCCTCAGAAGCTGTGCTGTGTGTATAATACGCTCATTACGTCTTCCCCTCTGGCCCTTGTTTCAGTGCTGGCCTGTTCCGTCCCCCTGGTTAACACAGTGCCCACtttcacataaacaaacacacagagacactaaTTACACAAATGAATACCTCTCTCCATCTAACGCTCTGTAGcgcacatgtacacacagacgTAAGAGGTCACAGAATGACCTTTTATCTGTAAACAGGGCAGATGAAATTTTACTTTGAGCAAGGAAAATACAAATGGGACTGTTATAACTGGATGAGCGCAAGTCTTTGAAAGATGCTTTCATGGACATTTATTCATGTAAGACAGTCATACGACCATGTCGTTGCTTGCAGGAGTAACGGTGAAGGTGATGTAGCTGATAAAGCCTTCTGTTGCAAGCTCTTGGTCTTGACCCTCTAATAGTgagaaaatgattaaaaatggtATGTGGGTAATTAGAGCAACATTGACTTTATAAAAGAGGGCTTCATATAACTTCTTTAACCTTTATGACATATGACATATAGACATGAGTAATCTGGATGTATGTCAAACATTGGATGAGAAGCCAATAATGAGCTTTGTTGAAGCTTGGGATCACTTTGGTTGATATCTCATCCatactacaaaataaaatgctttatttaaaatcagGAGAGCACTGGCAGCAACACAGTCAACTGCACTGAACCCCTCTTTCATTTAAGTAGATGGAGATGAGCATGTGAGCCAACAATTCCTTTCAACTACCATTGGGCTAACAGGGATAACTGATGAGTCTGCAGGGAGCAGGCCTTTACTGTTAATGATTCTGGTACTGTTGATATGACACTagtccacagtgtgtgtgtgtgtgtgtgtgttgtgtgtgtgtgtgtgtgtgcgcacacatgCTCCTGTAGAATCATGTTCTTCCACTGGGTGCAATTAGATATAATTCAGTGGCACTACTGAAAGGACTGCGTTCATGCTGTATGACAAtgtaaaaggaagtttttccttgcctctgtcgcctagtgcttgctcttggtgggaattgttgggcttctgtaaataacatcacagagtacggtctagacctgctcttttatgaaaagtgctgtgagataactgttgttgtgatttggcgctatataaataaaactgaattgaattggaTAAGTTTGTGGTTAAGTGAAACATAATAAGGCCATTTTCACTCTAGGTGTTGAATCATGCCTGTCATAATGCATTCAGTCAGAGAAAAAAGCTAAATGTTCAATAGGTAGCTAGTTATATTGTGTGCAATGAAACAGCAGACGGATGGCAGATCTGATGCCTTTAATGAAGTGGCAGTAATATTTTCTTACTACCTGTTCCAAGTTCAAATTAACCCCAATGAAAGGCTACATTGAAGTAATCCTTCAAATGATCCGAATGAGTCTGAGATTTAGTTTATCTATGTAAAAATATATGGCTGCTGTGTGGCAAAATATTTTGGGTTGTTATAATGTGTTTATGATTTGAATGTGGATTAAAACTATTTGTTGGAATTTTAATCAAACGCTAATACACTCCTTAAGTAATAACTTCCAGATATAATCTGTAATTAGCAACCCTGAATCGCATTAGAAGGACCAACCCAAGAGGACTTGATTACTGTACTTCACAGATAAATgcaattaattaatgaaaactTTAAACCATTGATGATTAgggtatttatttatatcacgATTAAGCTCACTCTAGTGAAAGAGGGTGCCAAGTacaaaaattaatataaattagAGAAAAGCGATACTCATGAAGTGAAGAACTGTTTTAATTTCAGTATCTACAAAGTAATTTCCAGGTCATAGAATATGTAGAGGAACTAACTCAAAGGCAGCTGGACTCTTTAATTGCCTGCAGTTGCCTTTTGCATTGAGGTGTGTTTTCAGAGTTGTTTTGAGAATTTGCTACTTTGGGGACACGTCTGTCAGGTACATTTCTTTAAGTAATAGTAtgttcacactcacacaagGTTTAGATGAGTTAAGCTGCTTCACCAAGTCTACAATGCATCATTCTCGCATTACTGTGTTGACAAATACACACTGGCAGGCAGGCACACCCCTCTCAAGGAGACCACAGTTACCAAgtgacaacacaaaacacatgaactcAAGAGCCAGCTGAAGAAAAGCACAGGCCTGTGAGTAttctgaaatttaaaaaagctaaaaatgactgttgttttaaaaaaagggaaCAGTTATGCCATCATATGAGTCTGGTTATGCCAGGactataaaatgtttgttctgtttactTTAACAATAAGCAATGATAATATATTTAACAGAGCAGTAATGTTACCAGCACAGATTAGAAATGTATTTGAATTAAAACTACTGTATATCACACCAAaatatgtaacatgtttttctttttagacaAGAAGAATGTCACACAAGTCAAAGTTACAGCCCTATCAGAATCGCACcaggtaacatattttgttgaattactgtattttatatttccatTCATTTTAACCA
This genomic window contains:
- the zgc:194908 gene encoding multiple C2 and transmembrane domain-containing protein 1: MEQKSPKDESTAKGQESLSYQRRMWKNFQEKTKPWLSPKLGSERRGAGGAEGSKKESGLWMFKRKKKQMDRVFSSSQPNLCCSPPAPFEGDKKSLGSDAVPGTSSDGQPLLHPLGAASGATGSKPELAAHGSPKLPVSKLITYQQKSSSLGSACFEKLVVDPAAVGGEEEQLRKNASDSVSKDHVAKYASRRLSATTE